Proteins encoded within one genomic window of Bombus pyrosoma isolate SC7728 linkage group LG13, ASM1482585v1, whole genome shotgun sequence:
- the LOC122574400 gene encoding ankyrin repeat and death domain-containing protein 1A-like isoform X3 yields the protein MVDKEEMTKTPSPLNINEAIEGEVLNQKTARILKNDLLLYEAVIKNEADTVRKVLKEPVDVDSRNNYGRAPIHWAASRGNTEIIEMLIQAKCDIEARDKFGMRPLHMAARYGHRDAVKMLINAGANVSAVNKKQYTLLMCAARGNNVRVVDYLAEAVESLNGDATDCTGATALHHAACAGHPSMITALTNVPRIELNAVDKKGQTPIHCACAEEHLEAVEVLIGLGAKVDAQDNEGNTCLHVATRTRHTAIAQLLLRAGANTELTDEMGFTPLHVAASQGCKGILDSMIHHGAALNKQSKHGNTPLHLACQNNEVETVEILINKGVDLNCLNSRLQSPIHIAAEMGHTDICELLLAAGANIEQREQEDSTSDKEIRDLTPARRRWREGSRGGSITSNNGAFSEHIRSILWKLAYKQLGPEDWKKLALHWAFTNDQIRAIEHQYTAPLIGPSSYKEHGFRMLMIWASGLNPEISIGKELCDALFAVDKKSVAESVRKHMDQEKDGKEKMNKQRCHKCSIT from the exons atgGTGGACAAAGAAGAAATGACGAAGACACCATCGCCCCTGAATATCAACGAGGCGATCGAAGGGGAAGTGTTGAACCAAAAGACTGCTAGGA TACTTAAGAACGATCTTCTATTATACGAGGCTGTGATAAAAAATGAAGCGGACACCGTTCGCAAAGTGCTCAAAGAGCCCGTGGACGTCGATTCCAGGAACAAT TACGGTCGGGCGCCAATTCATTGGGCAGCATCCAGGGGGAACACGGAGATCATAGAGATGTTGATACAAGCGAAATGCGACATCGAGGCCAGAGACAAG TTCGGCATGCGCCCGTTACACATGGCTGCGCGATATGGACACAGGGACGCTGTTAAAATGTTAATCAACGCCGGAGCGAATGTGTCAGCGGTAAACAAG AAGCAATATACTCTCTTAATGTGTGCTGCTCGGGGCAACAACGTTCGCGTCGTCGACTACCTTGCTGAGGCAGTGGAATCGTTGAACGGAGATGCAACCGACTGTACCGGTGCGACGGCTCTTCATCATGCAGCCTGTGCCGGTCACCCAAGTATGATAACCGCGCTTACCAATGTGCCAAGAATCGAACTGAATGCCGTGGATAAA AAAGGCCAGACGCCTATACATTGTGCCTGCGCGGAAGAACATCTGGAAGCCGTGGAAGTTTTAATAGGACTGGGAGCTAAGGTGGATGCTCAGGACAATGAAGGCAACACGTGCCTTCACGTGGCCACGAGAACGAGGCACACGGCTATAGCTCAATTGCTATTGAGAGCCGGGGCGAACACTGAATTAACCGACGAA atGGGCTTTACTCCGCTTCACGTGGCTGCCAGTCAGGGTTGCAAAGGGATATTAGATTCAATGATTCACCATGGGGCAGCACTCAACAAACAATCCAAG CATGGAAACACGCCTTTGCATTTGGCCTGTCAGAACAACGAAGTAGAAACGGTCGAGATACTGATCAATAAAGGCGTCGATCTAAATTGCTTAAATTCG AGATTACAATCGCCGATTCACATCGCCGCAGAGATGGGACACACGGATATTTGCGAACTGCTGCTAGCAGCAGGTGCGAATATCGAACAAAGGGAACAG GAGGATTCAACATCCGACAAAGAAATTCGTGATCTAACGCCAGCTAGAAGAAGATGGCGAGAAGGATCGAGGGGTGGAAGCATTACCAGTAACAATGGCGCCTTTTCGGAGcatattcgatcgattttatgGAAGTTGGCATACAAACAGTTAGGTCCCGAGGATTGGAAAAAATTGGCGTTGCATTGGGCGTTCACAAACGATCAGATTCGAGCAATCGAGCATCAATACACTg CTCCTCTTATAGGTCCTTCGAGTTACAAGGAACACGGGTTCCGAATGTTGATGATCTGGGCGTCGGGATTGAATCCTGAAATCTCCATAGGGAAAGAGCTTTGCGACGCTTTGTTTGCAGTAGACAAAAAGTCTGTCGCTG aatccGTTCGTAAGCACATGGATCAAGAGAAAGAcgggaaagagaaaatgaacaaaCAACGATGTCATAAATGCTCGATCACTTAA
- the LOC122574400 gene encoding ankyrin repeat and death domain-containing protein 1A-like isoform X1: protein MVDKEEMTKTPSPLNINEAIEGEVLNQKTARILKNDLLLYEAVIKNEADTVRKVLKEPVDVDSRNNYGRAPIHWAASRGNTEIIEMLIQAKCDIEARDKFGMRPLHMAARYGHRDAVKMLINAGANVSAVNKKQYTLLMCAARGNNVRVVDYLAEAVESLNGDATDCTGATALHHAACAGHPSMITALTNVPRIELNAVDKKGQTPIHCACAEEHLEAVEVLIGLGAKVDAQDNEGNTCLHVATRTRHTAIAQLLLRAGANTELTDEMGFTPLHVAASQGCKGILDSMIHHGAALNKQSKHGNTPLHLACQNNEVETVEILINKGVDLNCLNSRLQSPIHIAAEMGHTDICELLLAAGANIEQREQSGRTPLYIAARGSFTAIVDMIIKTARLDYPTPEDSTSDKEIRDLTPARRRWREGSRGGSITSNNGAFSEHIRSILWKLAYKQLGPEDWKKLALHWAFTNDQIRAIEHQYTAPLIGPSSYKEHGFRMLMIWASGLNPEISIGKELCDALFAVDKKSVAESVRKHMDQEKDGKEKMNKQRCHKCSIT from the exons atgGTGGACAAAGAAGAAATGACGAAGACACCATCGCCCCTGAATATCAACGAGGCGATCGAAGGGGAAGTGTTGAACCAAAAGACTGCTAGGA TACTTAAGAACGATCTTCTATTATACGAGGCTGTGATAAAAAATGAAGCGGACACCGTTCGCAAAGTGCTCAAAGAGCCCGTGGACGTCGATTCCAGGAACAAT TACGGTCGGGCGCCAATTCATTGGGCAGCATCCAGGGGGAACACGGAGATCATAGAGATGTTGATACAAGCGAAATGCGACATCGAGGCCAGAGACAAG TTCGGCATGCGCCCGTTACACATGGCTGCGCGATATGGACACAGGGACGCTGTTAAAATGTTAATCAACGCCGGAGCGAATGTGTCAGCGGTAAACAAG AAGCAATATACTCTCTTAATGTGTGCTGCTCGGGGCAACAACGTTCGCGTCGTCGACTACCTTGCTGAGGCAGTGGAATCGTTGAACGGAGATGCAACCGACTGTACCGGTGCGACGGCTCTTCATCATGCAGCCTGTGCCGGTCACCCAAGTATGATAACCGCGCTTACCAATGTGCCAAGAATCGAACTGAATGCCGTGGATAAA AAAGGCCAGACGCCTATACATTGTGCCTGCGCGGAAGAACATCTGGAAGCCGTGGAAGTTTTAATAGGACTGGGAGCTAAGGTGGATGCTCAGGACAATGAAGGCAACACGTGCCTTCACGTGGCCACGAGAACGAGGCACACGGCTATAGCTCAATTGCTATTGAGAGCCGGGGCGAACACTGAATTAACCGACGAA atGGGCTTTACTCCGCTTCACGTGGCTGCCAGTCAGGGTTGCAAAGGGATATTAGATTCAATGATTCACCATGGGGCAGCACTCAACAAACAATCCAAG CATGGAAACACGCCTTTGCATTTGGCCTGTCAGAACAACGAAGTAGAAACGGTCGAGATACTGATCAATAAAGGCGTCGATCTAAATTGCTTAAATTCG AGATTACAATCGCCGATTCACATCGCCGCAGAGATGGGACACACGGATATTTGCGAACTGCTGCTAGCAGCAGGTGCGAATATCGAACAAAGGGAACAG AGCGGCAGGACACCGCTTTACATCGCGGCAAGAGGCAGTTTCACGGCAATCGTCGACATGATAATTAAAACCGCGAGATTGGACTATCCCACACCG GAGGATTCAACATCCGACAAAGAAATTCGTGATCTAACGCCAGCTAGAAGAAGATGGCGAGAAGGATCGAGGGGTGGAAGCATTACCAGTAACAATGGCGCCTTTTCGGAGcatattcgatcgattttatgGAAGTTGGCATACAAACAGTTAGGTCCCGAGGATTGGAAAAAATTGGCGTTGCATTGGGCGTTCACAAACGATCAGATTCGAGCAATCGAGCATCAATACACTg CTCCTCTTATAGGTCCTTCGAGTTACAAGGAACACGGGTTCCGAATGTTGATGATCTGGGCGTCGGGATTGAATCCTGAAATCTCCATAGGGAAAGAGCTTTGCGACGCTTTGTTTGCAGTAGACAAAAAGTCTGTCGCTG aatccGTTCGTAAGCACATGGATCAAGAGAAAGAcgggaaagagaaaatgaacaaaCAACGATGTCATAAATGCTCGATCACTTAA
- the LOC122574400 gene encoding ankyrin repeat and death domain-containing protein 1A-like isoform X2, with protein sequence MVDKEEMTKTPSPLNINEAIEGEVLNQKTARILKNDLLLYEAVIKNEADTVRKVLKEPVDVDSRNNYGRAPIHWAASRGNTEIIEMLIQAKCDIEARDKFGMRPLHMAARYGHRDAVKMLINAGANVSAVNKKQYTLLMCAARGNNVRVVDYLAEAVESLNGDATDCTGATALHHAACAGHPSMITALTNVPRIELNAVDKKGQTPIHCACAEEHLEAVEVLIGLGAKVDAQDNEGNTCLHVATRTRHTAIAQLLLRAGANTELTDEMGFTPLHVAASQGCKGILDSMIHHGAALNKQSKHGNTPLHLACQNNEVETVEILINKGVDLNCLNSRLQSPIHIAAEMGHTDICELLLAAGANIEQREQSGRTPLYIAARGSFTAIVDMIIKTARLDYPTPEDSTSDKEIRDLTPARRRWREGSRGGSITSNNGAFSEHIRSILWKLAYKQLGPEDWKKLALHWAFTNDQIRAIEHQYTGPSSYKEHGFRMLMIWASGLNPEISIGKELCDALFAVDKKSVAESVRKHMDQEKDGKEKMNKQRCHKCSIT encoded by the exons atgGTGGACAAAGAAGAAATGACGAAGACACCATCGCCCCTGAATATCAACGAGGCGATCGAAGGGGAAGTGTTGAACCAAAAGACTGCTAGGA TACTTAAGAACGATCTTCTATTATACGAGGCTGTGATAAAAAATGAAGCGGACACCGTTCGCAAAGTGCTCAAAGAGCCCGTGGACGTCGATTCCAGGAACAAT TACGGTCGGGCGCCAATTCATTGGGCAGCATCCAGGGGGAACACGGAGATCATAGAGATGTTGATACAAGCGAAATGCGACATCGAGGCCAGAGACAAG TTCGGCATGCGCCCGTTACACATGGCTGCGCGATATGGACACAGGGACGCTGTTAAAATGTTAATCAACGCCGGAGCGAATGTGTCAGCGGTAAACAAG AAGCAATATACTCTCTTAATGTGTGCTGCTCGGGGCAACAACGTTCGCGTCGTCGACTACCTTGCTGAGGCAGTGGAATCGTTGAACGGAGATGCAACCGACTGTACCGGTGCGACGGCTCTTCATCATGCAGCCTGTGCCGGTCACCCAAGTATGATAACCGCGCTTACCAATGTGCCAAGAATCGAACTGAATGCCGTGGATAAA AAAGGCCAGACGCCTATACATTGTGCCTGCGCGGAAGAACATCTGGAAGCCGTGGAAGTTTTAATAGGACTGGGAGCTAAGGTGGATGCTCAGGACAATGAAGGCAACACGTGCCTTCACGTGGCCACGAGAACGAGGCACACGGCTATAGCTCAATTGCTATTGAGAGCCGGGGCGAACACTGAATTAACCGACGAA atGGGCTTTACTCCGCTTCACGTGGCTGCCAGTCAGGGTTGCAAAGGGATATTAGATTCAATGATTCACCATGGGGCAGCACTCAACAAACAATCCAAG CATGGAAACACGCCTTTGCATTTGGCCTGTCAGAACAACGAAGTAGAAACGGTCGAGATACTGATCAATAAAGGCGTCGATCTAAATTGCTTAAATTCG AGATTACAATCGCCGATTCACATCGCCGCAGAGATGGGACACACGGATATTTGCGAACTGCTGCTAGCAGCAGGTGCGAATATCGAACAAAGGGAACAG AGCGGCAGGACACCGCTTTACATCGCGGCAAGAGGCAGTTTCACGGCAATCGTCGACATGATAATTAAAACCGCGAGATTGGACTATCCCACACCG GAGGATTCAACATCCGACAAAGAAATTCGTGATCTAACGCCAGCTAGAAGAAGATGGCGAGAAGGATCGAGGGGTGGAAGCATTACCAGTAACAATGGCGCCTTTTCGGAGcatattcgatcgattttatgGAAGTTGGCATACAAACAGTTAGGTCCCGAGGATTGGAAAAAATTGGCGTTGCATTGGGCGTTCACAAACGATCAGATTCGAGCAATCGAGCATCAATACACTg GTCCTTCGAGTTACAAGGAACACGGGTTCCGAATGTTGATGATCTGGGCGTCGGGATTGAATCCTGAAATCTCCATAGGGAAAGAGCTTTGCGACGCTTTGTTTGCAGTAGACAAAAAGTCTGTCGCTG aatccGTTCGTAAGCACATGGATCAAGAGAAAGAcgggaaagagaaaatgaacaaaCAACGATGTCATAAATGCTCGATCACTTAA